A single genomic interval of Heliangelus exortis chromosome 11, bHelExo1.hap1, whole genome shotgun sequence harbors:
- the LOC139800653 gene encoding uncharacterized protein isoform X2 yields the protein MRIIASGTPLAIASCHVIPRCFRSHGGAAGFRPAPYGAAGGQSTEPQPGGWAPPLATSSRLPPLRRGEGQKRRGRFDLGGVSAVVPSGYWSIKERHAHQGKTLKPWQLDRSVFSLVSEVCKDGWELLLERIVRKGGSRLPVALGLSKSEGLRRNRESAREIPKESRSRICVVKRDPDFLCGRTPPGWDRNHNKCFKVSVLSEKRKKVCLNPSLRSLAWLTGSVGTLKPGHLSSLL from the exons ATGCGCATCATCGCTTCCGGAACTCCGCTAGCGATTGCTTCCTGCCACGTGATACCGCGGTGCTTCCGGAGTCATGGCGGCGCTGCGGGGTTTCGGCCCGCACCGTACGGAGCTGCCGGTGGGCAGAGCACGGAACCGCAGCCTGGCGGGTGGGCGCCGCCTCTGGCCACTTCCTCTCGCCTCCCTCCTCTGAGGCGAGGAGAGGGGCAGAAGCGGCGGGGACG TTTCGATCTCGGAGGCGTATCTGCCGTTGTACCGAGCGGCTACTGGTCAATCAAAGAACGCCATGCTCATCAGGGCAAAACGTTGAAACCTTGGCAGCTAGACCGGtctgttttttccctggtttCAGAAGTCTGCAAAGATGGATGGGAG TTGTTACTTGAAAGGATTGTCAGGAAGGGGGGAAGTAGGCTGCCCGTGGCTCTTGGGCTCTCAAAATCTGAAGGTCTGCGTAGAAACCGGGAATCTGCTAG AGAAATCCCCAAAGAATCAAGATCCAGAATCTGCGTGGTCAAGAGAGACCCTGATTTTCTCTGTGGGAGAACTCCTCCTGGCTGGGATAGAAACCACAACAAATGTTTTAAG GTCTCTGTGCTTTCAGAGAAACGAAAAAAGGTCTGCTTGAATCCAAGTCTGCGCAGCCTGGCCTGGCTCACAGGCAGTGTTGGTACCTTAAAACCAGGGCATCTTTCTTCTCTATTATGA
- the LOC139800653 gene encoding uncharacterized protein isoform X1 yields MRIIASGTPLAIASCHVIPRCFRSHGGAAGFRPAPYGAAGGQSTEPQPGGWAPPLATSSRLPPLRRGEGQKRRGRVFSFDLGGVSAVVPSGYWSIKERHAHQGKTLKPWQLDRSVFSLVSEVCKDGWELLLERIVRKGGSRLPVALGLSKSEGLRRNRESAREIPKESRSRICVVKRDPDFLCGRTPPGWDRNHNKCFKVSVLSEKRKKVCLNPSLRSLAWLTGSVGTLKPGHLSSLL; encoded by the exons ATGCGCATCATCGCTTCCGGAACTCCGCTAGCGATTGCTTCCTGCCACGTGATACCGCGGTGCTTCCGGAGTCATGGCGGCGCTGCGGGGTTTCGGCCCGCACCGTACGGAGCTGCCGGTGGGCAGAGCACGGAACCGCAGCCTGGCGGGTGGGCGCCGCCTCTGGCCACTTCCTCTCGCCTCCCTCCTCTGAGGCGAGGAGAGGGGCAGAAGCGGCGGGGACG GGTCTTCAGTTTCGATCTCGGAGGCGTATCTGCCGTTGTACCGAGCGGCTACTGGTCAATCAAAGAACGCCATGCTCATCAGGGCAAAACGTTGAAACCTTGGCAGCTAGACCGGtctgttttttccctggtttCAGAAGTCTGCAAAGATGGATGGGAG TTGTTACTTGAAAGGATTGTCAGGAAGGGGGGAAGTAGGCTGCCCGTGGCTCTTGGGCTCTCAAAATCTGAAGGTCTGCGTAGAAACCGGGAATCTGCTAG AGAAATCCCCAAAGAATCAAGATCCAGAATCTGCGTGGTCAAGAGAGACCCTGATTTTCTCTGTGGGAGAACTCCTCCTGGCTGGGATAGAAACCACAACAAATGTTTTAAG GTCTCTGTGCTTTCAGAGAAACGAAAAAAGGTCTGCTTGAATCCAAGTCTGCGCAGCCTGGCCTGGCTCACAGGCAGTGTTGGTACCTTAAAACCAGGGCATCTTTCTTCTCTATTATGA
- the LOC139800653 gene encoding uncharacterized protein isoform X4: MRIIASGTPLAIASCHVIPRCFRSHGGAAGFRPAPYGAAGGQSTEPQPGGWAPPLATSSRLPPLRRGEGQKRRGRVFSFDLGGVSAVVPSGYWSIKERHAHQGKTLKPWQLDRSVFSLVSEVCKDGWELVLPCCSCYLKGLSGRGEVGCPWLLGSQNLKVCVETGNLLEKSPKNQDPESAWSRETLIFSVGELLLAGIETTTNVLRSLCFQRNEKRSA, translated from the exons ATGCGCATCATCGCTTCCGGAACTCCGCTAGCGATTGCTTCCTGCCACGTGATACCGCGGTGCTTCCGGAGTCATGGCGGCGCTGCGGGGTTTCGGCCCGCACCGTACGGAGCTGCCGGTGGGCAGAGCACGGAACCGCAGCCTGGCGGGTGGGCGCCGCCTCTGGCCACTTCCTCTCGCCTCCCTCCTCTGAGGCGAGGAGAGGGGCAGAAGCGGCGGGGACG GGTCTTCAGTTTCGATCTCGGAGGCGTATCTGCCGTTGTACCGAGCGGCTACTGGTCAATCAAAGAACGCCATGCTCATCAGGGCAAAACGTTGAAACCTTGGCAGCTAGACCGGtctgttttttccctggtttCAGAAGTCTGCAAAGATGGATGGGAG CTGGTGCTGCCTTGTTGCAGTTGTTACTTGAAAGGATTGTCAGGAAGGGGGGAAGTAGGCTGCCCGTGGCTCTTGGGCTCTCAAAATCTGAAGGTCTGCGTAGAAACCGGGAATCTGCTAG AGAAATCCCCAAAGAATCAAGATCCAGAATCTGCGTGGTCAAGAGAGACCCTGATTTTCTCTGTGGGAGAACTCCTCCTGGCTGGGATAGAAACCACAACAAATGTTTTAAG GTCTCTGTGCTTTCAGAGAAACGAAAAAAGGTCTGCTTGA
- the LOC139800653 gene encoding uncharacterized protein isoform X5, whose translation MRIIASGTPLAIASCHVIPRCFRSHGGAAGFRPAPYGAAGGQSTEPQPGGWAPPLATSSRLPPLRRGEGQKRRGRVFSFDLGGVSAVVPSGYWSIKERHAHQGKTLKPWQLDRSVFSLVSEVCKDGWELLLERIVRKGGSRLPVALGLSKSEEKSPKNQDPESAWSRETLIFSVGELLLAGIETTTNVLRFKLLFQGGAAICSGTQKGKISIHCSAV comes from the exons ATGCGCATCATCGCTTCCGGAACTCCGCTAGCGATTGCTTCCTGCCACGTGATACCGCGGTGCTTCCGGAGTCATGGCGGCGCTGCGGGGTTTCGGCCCGCACCGTACGGAGCTGCCGGTGGGCAGAGCACGGAACCGCAGCCTGGCGGGTGGGCGCCGCCTCTGGCCACTTCCTCTCGCCTCCCTCCTCTGAGGCGAGGAGAGGGGCAGAAGCGGCGGGGACG GGTCTTCAGTTTCGATCTCGGAGGCGTATCTGCCGTTGTACCGAGCGGCTACTGGTCAATCAAAGAACGCCATGCTCATCAGGGCAAAACGTTGAAACCTTGGCAGCTAGACCGGtctgttttttccctggtttCAGAAGTCTGCAAAGATGGATGGGAG TTGTTACTTGAAAGGATTGTCAGGAAGGGGGGAAGTAGGCTGCCCGTGGCTCTTGGGCTCTCAAAATCTGAAG AGAAATCCCCAAAGAATCAAGATCCAGAATCTGCGTGGTCAAGAGAGACCCTGATTTTCTCTGTGGGAGAACTCCTCCTGGCTGGGATAGAAACCACAACAAATGTTTTAAG ATTTAAACTGCTTTTCCAAGGTGGTGCAGCGATCTGTAGTGGGACGCAAAAAGGGAAGATTTCTATACATTGTTCTGCTGTATGA
- the LOC139800653 gene encoding uncharacterized protein isoform X6: MRIIASGTPLAIASCHVIPRCFRSHGGAAGFRPAPYGAAGGQSTEPQPGGWAPPLATSSRLPPLRRGEGQKRRGRVFSFDLGGVSAVVPSGYWSIKERHAHQGKTLKPWQLDRSVFSLVSEVCKDGWEVKTRAVLFSANRMSLLYILEKSPKNQDPESAWSRETLIFSVGELLLAGIETTTNVLRFKLLFQGGAAICSGTQKGKISIHCSAV, translated from the exons ATGCGCATCATCGCTTCCGGAACTCCGCTAGCGATTGCTTCCTGCCACGTGATACCGCGGTGCTTCCGGAGTCATGGCGGCGCTGCGGGGTTTCGGCCCGCACCGTACGGAGCTGCCGGTGGGCAGAGCACGGAACCGCAGCCTGGCGGGTGGGCGCCGCCTCTGGCCACTTCCTCTCGCCTCCCTCCTCTGAGGCGAGGAGAGGGGCAGAAGCGGCGGGGACG GGTCTTCAGTTTCGATCTCGGAGGCGTATCTGCCGTTGTACCGAGCGGCTACTGGTCAATCAAAGAACGCCATGCTCATCAGGGCAAAACGTTGAAACCTTGGCAGCTAGACCGGtctgttttttccctggtttCAGAAGTCTGCAAAGATGGATGGGAG GTCAAAACCAGAGCAGTGCTGTTTTCAGCCAACAGGATGTCTCTGCTTTACATTTTAGAGAAATCCCCAAAGAATCAAGATCCAGAATCTGCGTGGTCAAGAGAGACCCTGATTTTCTCTGTGGGAGAACTCCTCCTGGCTGGGATAGAAACCACAACAAATGTTTTAAG ATTTAAACTGCTTTTCCAAGGTGGTGCAGCGATCTGTAGTGGGACGCAAAAAGGGAAGATTTCTATACATTGTTCTGCTGTATGA
- the LOC139800653 gene encoding uncharacterized protein isoform X3: MRIIASGTPLAIASCHVIPRCFRSHGGAAGFRPAPYGAAGGQSTEPQPGGWAPPLATSSRLPPLRRGEGQKRRGRVFSFDLGGVSAVVPSGYWSIKERHAHQGKTLKPWQLDRSVFSLVSEVCKDGWELVLPCCSCYLKGLSGRGEVGCPWLLGSQNLKVCVETGNLLEKSPKNQDPESAWSRETLIFSVGELLLAGIETTTNVLRFKLLFQGGAAICSGTQKGKISIHCSAV, from the exons ATGCGCATCATCGCTTCCGGAACTCCGCTAGCGATTGCTTCCTGCCACGTGATACCGCGGTGCTTCCGGAGTCATGGCGGCGCTGCGGGGTTTCGGCCCGCACCGTACGGAGCTGCCGGTGGGCAGAGCACGGAACCGCAGCCTGGCGGGTGGGCGCCGCCTCTGGCCACTTCCTCTCGCCTCCCTCCTCTGAGGCGAGGAGAGGGGCAGAAGCGGCGGGGACG GGTCTTCAGTTTCGATCTCGGAGGCGTATCTGCCGTTGTACCGAGCGGCTACTGGTCAATCAAAGAACGCCATGCTCATCAGGGCAAAACGTTGAAACCTTGGCAGCTAGACCGGtctgttttttccctggtttCAGAAGTCTGCAAAGATGGATGGGAG CTGGTGCTGCCTTGTTGCAGTTGTTACTTGAAAGGATTGTCAGGAAGGGGGGAAGTAGGCTGCCCGTGGCTCTTGGGCTCTCAAAATCTGAAGGTCTGCGTAGAAACCGGGAATCTGCTAG AGAAATCCCCAAAGAATCAAGATCCAGAATCTGCGTGGTCAAGAGAGACCCTGATTTTCTCTGTGGGAGAACTCCTCCTGGCTGGGATAGAAACCACAACAAATGTTTTAAG ATTTAAACTGCTTTTCCAAGGTGGTGCAGCGATCTGTAGTGGGACGCAAAAAGGGAAGATTTCTATACATTGTTCTGCTGTATGA
- the LOC139800653 gene encoding uncharacterized protein isoform X7, producing MRIIASGTPLAIASCHVIPRCFRSHGGAAGFRPAPYGAAGGQSTEPQPGGWAPPLATSSRLPPLRRGEGQKRRGRVFSFDLGGVSAVVPSGYWSIKERHAHQGKTLKPWQLDRSVFSLVSEVCKDGWELLLERIVRKGGSRLPVALGLSKSEGLRRNRESAREIPKESRSRICVVKRDPDFLCGRTPPGWDRNHNKCFKI from the exons ATGCGCATCATCGCTTCCGGAACTCCGCTAGCGATTGCTTCCTGCCACGTGATACCGCGGTGCTTCCGGAGTCATGGCGGCGCTGCGGGGTTTCGGCCCGCACCGTACGGAGCTGCCGGTGGGCAGAGCACGGAACCGCAGCCTGGCGGGTGGGCGCCGCCTCTGGCCACTTCCTCTCGCCTCCCTCCTCTGAGGCGAGGAGAGGGGCAGAAGCGGCGGGGACG GGTCTTCAGTTTCGATCTCGGAGGCGTATCTGCCGTTGTACCGAGCGGCTACTGGTCAATCAAAGAACGCCATGCTCATCAGGGCAAAACGTTGAAACCTTGGCAGCTAGACCGGtctgttttttccctggtttCAGAAGTCTGCAAAGATGGATGGGAG TTGTTACTTGAAAGGATTGTCAGGAAGGGGGGAAGTAGGCTGCCCGTGGCTCTTGGGCTCTCAAAATCTGAAGGTCTGCGTAGAAACCGGGAATCTGCTAG AGAAATCCCCAAAGAATCAAGATCCAGAATCTGCGTGGTCAAGAGAGACCCTGATTTTCTCTGTGGGAGAACTCCTCCTGGCTGGGATAGAAACCACAACAAATGTTTTAAG ATTTAA